GTAAGTTTGTTTTGAAGGATTTGGGGCATGGTGGCACTTCTCTCAGTGTGAGACACGAGACGGTGAAAGTCTGAAACAAAGACAGTCCGATAACATTGTGTATTTCAACCCCGGAGACTTGTCAATCCACAGTAACAATGTGTCTAGATAACAACATTCTATGTTCAGGGAATTTAGAAGAACCAAACTTGTTTTTTGATATAATGATTGATTTTAAGTGACCTAATGCCAGGGTACCAGAATAAAGGTGACCACATTTTAGAACCAGGAAATGTTCTGAACTACAAATGGGCCTTCTCCCACAGAGTGTTTTGTTTATTCAAAGCCAACAATGTATTTTGATCAGTCCAGAGATGTAAATTAGTAACATGGCTCAGTGACTAAATGATCTAGGGACTATACTTTGTTTCATCTTTCAGAAGAGTGCacggcccacacacacaaacatgtaaAGGGTAAAATTGATTGATTGTTTGTAGAGCATCGTTACTGCTTACAGCGATATAGCAGTGAGTACTCTTGTCAAACTTTGGGCAATTATGATGGTCTCTtggatgtggatatatgtgaggttatccactttggtggcaaaaacaggaaggcagaatattatctgaatggtgacagattaggaaaaggggaggtgcaatgagtgggtgtcatggtacatcagtcattgaaagttggcatgcaggtacagcaggcggtgaagaaggcaaatggcatgttggccttcatagcgagagaatttgagtataggagcagggaggtcttactgcagttgtacagggccttggtgaggccacactttgaatattgtgtacagttttgttctcctaatctgaagaaggacattcttgctattgagggagtgcagcgaaggtccaccagatggcagaactgacatatgaagaatggctggatcgactaggcttatattcactggaatttagaagaatgagaggggacttcataaaattctaacaggattggtcagattagatgcaggaagattgttcccgatgttggggaagttcagacaggggtcacagtctaaggataaggggtaagccatttaggactgagatgaggagaaacttgttcactcagagaattgtgaacctgtggaattctctaccacagaaagttgttgaggccagttcgttagatatattcaaaagggagttagatgtggcccttatggcttaatggataaggggtatggagagaaagcaggaatggagtactgaagttgcatgatcaatcatgatcatattgaatggtggtgcaggctcgacgggccgaatggccgactcctgcacctattttttatgtttctatgtttctttcggaGTAGTGCACTAAAACATGATACGGCAATGTGTCTATTTTGCAGGTTGCAGTATCATCTGTGTTTTTACCTATACTTTTATCTTGTGACTTGTTTTGCTTCGTTTAAATAATTCCCGTACCTGTCTCTTTGACAGTATCTTTGAATAGTTTAAATTACAAAAGAATTACATGCAATGAATGTTACTGTTTATAGAATGAAAGCAGGCCGGTGAAAATGATGTACCAAAAGGAGGAGTTCCTTATCCACCACGTACCTGAAGTTAAGATTCAAGTTCTTGAGCTTCCATACGTTGATGAAGAATTAAGTATGATCATCTTATTACCAGATGACATCATGGATGATTCCACAGGTCTCCAAAAGGTATTGTATCTTTTTAGGCTGTAACTATTTGTAACACCAGAGTTCTGATTGGTCCCTTTtgaaggacaagacacacccagcagtttgtctgTAATGTgcaattagatcctgcctgcctgagTAAACGAGATCTTTGCAATGTGTGATTTGATCCATTATACAACTGCTAACACTACTCGGGAGAACAGACTGGGCTCACCCTCCCGGGATAGGAACACTCGCATTGTCGAGTTCAGATAggtaggggtgaggccatggacagATTTTATCatgaggttgagaattttaaattcaaggtaTTGGTGGACAGTGTTCCCCCTAATTTATTTTTGTTAAACGGGCTGCGCGGGATCTCCAGACAgctgcacaagggtgatgggtgaacggggcatGCTGCGTGTTAGGAtgcgtgcagcagagttttggatgagttcccattgagggtggaagatgagaggctggccaggagaatatTGGAACAGTTGAGTCTGGAAAATAACACacaaatgtaatgttatgcatgttgtAGGACCAATACAGAATATCCTTATATTTTTTaatgcatttattgtccatccctagtaacCTGTGGGAGGGTGGTAGTGAGCTTCTTTCTTGAATCGCTGTGGTCTGCAGGCGGagttcggggggtgggggtggcagagGAGAGGGATAACGTAGtgcaggtgtaaagggggtgggggagaaagaacaTGATTCAGGCCTAACAAAGGGTGGGAGAATGTGATTGATCTTCCCATCTGGATCATTTTCTTGCTCTCATCccttctttccccccgccccccccctttggacctggatcatgttcttctcCCACCCAGGTCCCCACTGTGCTCTCTTTCCTCcacacacccaccacccccccccccccccaacatgttcctgaccttctctcccctagttcctgacctccccctgacCTCCTGACATTCTCGCCCCCACCTAAGCCTTCTCGCCGTCTCCTCTTAGTTTGtagccttctcccccctctccgagCCCCTCTGATCTCTCCCCACCTttgttccccctctcttccccccctttgtTTCCCTTTTTCTTCCCcttcgattctctctctctctttctctctctctctcttacccctttgcttctcccactctctctttcgccctgtttctccctctccctctctctctctctccctctttgatTTCCCCCCAATTGCTCTTTCCCCCTTtgttaccccctctctctctacctttgatcccctctctctccccctttgattctctctcactctctctctctccccccctttgattctctctctctctctcgtccccctttgattctctctctctctctctctctctctctcttacccctttgtttctcccacactctctctctctctctctctctctctttcccccttcgatGCTGTCTCTCCCTACCTTCGATCCTTTCTGCTACCTAGCCACCAATGAATCCCCTGACCATCTCTACACTGAGCCGAGGGAAGTGTGGCGGTGCAGGCCGCAGCTGCCACACCGTTTGGGGCTGTGCATGTGGGACTGGATCAAGTGCACAAGTGTGACCGGATCGAGTCCGCATGCAGAGTACGAAAAAGGTGCGTATGCACAGAGTCAAAAATGTATTGCAAATAATCACTTTAATTTTTTTAATAATTAAAAGTGTTGACATACATTTACATGGAGTGAGAGAGTTCATATGTAGATGCAGAAACTCCTTACTCTGTGAACTGCTTGAAGCTTGACTGCTCTTGAATTTGCAACAGTTCTCAGATATTCTTGGTAATAAGAGTATTTATAGAGTCACTGAATGAATTAACGGCAGAAACCATTGGTTACAGAGATCTGGTTCACAGCATGATGCTGTAAGGCTGCTTAACAAATCACAGGTGTCCACAGACATTTACTGGGATGTCCCCACTCATTTGTTGGTCCATTTGTGAACAAGCATCACTACTTTACGGCCCCAGCCTGTCAAAATGGCAAATTGGTGAGGCAGTGACCCAGAGCAGTTGGGATTCCGCTTTATCCACAGACCTACATCTAAAGTGCCTTTGATCACGCAATTTATGCTCTGATGTGCTCTGCTTTCTAAAACTGGGCACTTTGCAGAACAACATAAACATGGATTGAGGAGCTAATAACCGAAATCACTTGTAATTCACACTGGATTTTATTTATAGAGATGAATTTCATACCTGAAGGGAGTACTCCAGTACTTTTCACTGCTTTTATTCTCATTATCTGCCAGATTCAGCCTTGTATTTAGAATAAATGTATTTATATTATTTTGAGATTCACCACAGCAAATGCTTCAATGGCTGAACAAGTTCATCCATTGAGTAGTTGTACCGTACAGACCAGGATTAATCTCTGCTGCGTGTGCTAATTGCAACCAAGGTCCAATAAGGACGCTAGAATTCACCGTCACCCTGTTACTGTATAATGCACTATTTGTTATAAAGTGCCTTTCTGTGTAATGATAATTCAACCCTGGActaggaaaggaaaatcaggcaggaaTTCTACCTGTGATTGCTATCCAGCACACCCTCCTCAAAGCACGTGTGGATACCAATAAAGGTCCCAATCTGACTTGGCTGAGATGCTTTCCAGTCAGTTTGCCTACACTTGCTGTTCAGGCTTGAATGTGAATAATGGCTGTATAGCCAGTGTGAAACCAGCACtactgggagcattgcccagcacagaagcagcaccttcaggagaggagggcggAAAAAGTTACAAGGGGAAAAAAATAAAGCACAAGATGGCTGGCTTCCCATTCAGGAACACAACCTTTCAGCACTTCTGAGGCAAGGTGAAGAAATGTGAACCTTGTAGTTACTCCCAGCTCCCAACACCATTCATGGTTTAATATTATTATACAAACATAtaaacaatgacagacaggaaaggacccattggtccatccagcctgtcccacacaattgtgacaccttgaatctcacaatatatacactctccaccAGTGTTCCTGTGCAGCGGTCTGCAACTCCTGtgtaggccgctcaccggcttttaaatggaaaaattgTGCATGCGCGGAAatgtgaatgggccgtgcagcacgTTAAAGGAGCCACGCACCCAATAAAAATTTAGAGGGACCATTGCTTTCCATCCCACCCAAAAATCATGTGACCTCCTGGGCAAGGCAAATTTAAAACCCAGGCCACTTTGGTGGAAGAATCTGAGAAATTGCTCTCTGATCTTCCCGTGCAATCAAAcacaatccaggagatcactctggcccttttCTTTGTAATTGAGCTTTTCTTGTTTTGGCCTCTAACTGATGTTTGCTGTTTTGGTCTATCAGCTGGAGCAGGAACTTACATTAGAAAAGCTGCAAGAATGGACACTTCAAGATCGTATGGAAAAAATGGATGTTCAGGTCCGTCTGCCTAAATTTAAACTGGAAGATGACTATGAGCTCAACTCACCTCTGTCCAGTTTAGGCATGCTAGATCTTTTCGATGGTTCGATGGCAGATTTATCTGGAATGTCTGAGGCTCGTGACTTATTTGTGACCAAAGTTATTCATAAGTCTTTTGTGGAAGTGAATGAGGAAGGAACTGAAGCAGCAGCTTCAGTGGGGATGATAATGGTGGGCTCAAGCATGTACCCGCAGCCTGAGAAGATTTTCACTGCTGATCATCCCTTCCTCTTTTTCATTCGACACAACAAAACAAATAGCATTCTGTTCTTTGGTAGATACACTTCTCCCAAACCTGGGACTAAGTAACACTGCATGACAAAGCTCAAAAGCAAAATGTTGACATCATCTATGCTGATTTAAAGATCTGTTAGATGAACGTATTTTACTTCTTTAATGTCCTTTAGCACAAAATGAAATTTCAAATAAAAAATATCCATTAAAATGAATACAAAAGATGGTTCAGTGATTATTGTTTTAGAGTAAGGATAGATTTATTACTTTCTGTTAACTTTTATCTGAAACTAGTACACGAACTGGTAATAAAAGCCGACAATAAATTAACAAAATGCAACTGCATTTGTATTAATGGTGTGTTTCAGTAACTCACTGGTCAGTTACCGTAACTCCAGGTTACGATTGATAAACCACCGATGTAAAATGTACTGCAAAGCCTGGCACTTCGGACCTTCCTTCATACCTGACTTTATGCACTAATATTGGGGTATGAGTCGTTTATCAACAGGGAAAGCGTCTAGTGTTTCTTTTtctgcaatgacaattacaaatagctTAAATGCGGAGTTTTACAGTGTGCACATTTCTTTTTAGCCAATCCAGTTTTGCCAGTCCTCTGTCCGAAAACAAAATAGCAAAGGTGGGGTGAAAGGTTGGAAATAAAAGATGTAATTCTCTTTCTTTTTTGAATAAAGGTTACCTGCTCTATATGCAATGTGGACCAAAATCCCAGCTTTTGGGTTTTCAATTTCAAAGGAACTTTTTTTTTTGGAATAAAAATAGTGGAAATAAATAGTAGCCTAGATTTATCAATTTCAGACGTAAGAATTGTGCGACAGATTGGAAACTCGAGGTTAGTGAGTCCATCAGCATTTCAAACATGAAGGCTGGTTAATGTCATCAGattttacatgggaacaggagtatgccattcagccccttgagcctcttccaccattcagcccctcgagcctcttccaccattcaattagatctgtatCTTAACGCCATCTATCCGCCTTTGTTGCGTAACCCTTAATACCAATGTCTAACAAAAGTATATCAATCTCACTTGTGAAGTTTTCAATTGACCGAATctcttttgagggagagagttccatatttccagTACCCTTTGTGAGAAGTGCTATATTTAATTTTAGCTCAGCTTTAATTTTAAGGCAATGCCCCTTTGTGGACTCTCCCactagaggaaataatttctctctgtctactctattaaatcctttaatcaacttaaacacttcaattagatcaccttaaACCTTCTATATTGAAGGGAATACAAGTCTACtccatgcaatctgtcctcataatttaaccatttaGCTGCAATATCATTCAGTAAACCTGTGCTGTAACCCCTCCAAGGCCAagatatccttcctgaagtgctgtgcccagaactgaatgcagtgtccagatggggtctaaccagagctctgtacggtTCTAACataacagatgaagtataatgtggataaatgtgaggttatccactttggtggtaaaaacagagagacagactattatctgaatggtgacagattaggaaaaggggaggtgcaaagagacctgggtgtcatggtacatcagtcattgaaggttggcatgcaggtgcagcaggcggttaagaaagcaaatggcatgttggccttcatagcaaggggatttgagtacaggggcagggaggtgttgctacagttgtacagggcattggtgaggccacacctgg
This DNA window, taken from Pristiophorus japonicus isolate sPriJap1 chromosome 5, sPriJap1.hap1, whole genome shotgun sequence, encodes the following:
- the LOC139264253 gene encoding leukocyte elastase inhibitor-like, whose protein sequence is MEDLSKANCHFTLDLFRKLVEKNQAGNIFFSPFSISSALAMVYLGAKNNTASQMAKALHFDQVGDLHSGFQKMQLDINRADVSYLLRVANRLYGEKTYNFLEEFCTSSMQYYRADMSGVDFRTAADETRQEINKWVEAQTEGKIQNLLAPGLVSSATTLVLVNAIYFKGSWAEKFNEQFTKEMPFRLNKNESRPVKMMYQKEEFLIHHVPEVKIQVLELPYVDEELSMIILLPDDIMDDSTGLQKLEQELTLEKLQEWTLQDRMEKMDVQVRLPKFKLEDDYELNSPLSSLGMLDLFDGSMADLSGMSEARDLFVTKVIHKSFVEVNEEGTEAAASVGMIMVGSSMYPQPEKIFTADHPFLFFIRHNKTNSILFFGRYTSPKPGTK